Proteins found in one bacterium genomic segment:
- a CDS encoding FG-GAP repeat protein, producing MRITYHLVRPLAAALALFLVLATPNHSNAQETAEFNFYANREGWEPFGYPGFSSPVFDNTFTGRGTLDMTATDNTNQVGIWQSPGFEVVAPGSVATRTDTQQLIGELGSTVFAATFRVMTDEEEPTRVPQIRLRTTSGTGGKSEVLSIESHYDGKYSPTPNARDYTLVFQPSANDSVFQCYFDLLNFYPQDSATAKVMLDRVEVKPLAETLMDGARSERVYDFIDGQDGWESFTMPGAFAEPTFAYDSANGRLGIGISEAEDFQFGFWGSSLDPENNPTIEPNRLYWAVFTVGTDIEDPPLVPEFRLRLNESLFRASQYTNIAATGTAAIVPTFWDSKQYTVFFPPNIGVGENLLCSFDLLANPSRQWLDVGRSIYVERVEVFSRLAQPPETKIENPGFGAAVRELGASVSLDGDTFIAGAPLSASAKVYRRDDQGVWELEADLEMPRASTRGGFGSSVSISGDTAVIANPGQASVFVRKEGKWTEQGRLEAPELRPDDLFATSVAISGDTIAVGIPYDDDYGMNSGSVRVFTRSGEEWTEAARLSASDGFWYERFGHSISISGDTMIVGAPGDLVWGSGSNSAYVFVRSDGEWTEQAKLTASDEEADDNFGWSVSVSGDTAVVGANLDSDNCEDCGSAYVFVRTGTDWKEYAKLSASDAEPNDLFGTSVSISNQTIVVGAHGERDGDVRPGSAYVFSKTEGDWMEQAKLRSSSDGTEGFVTAVSISGDAIVAGASGIDDPRADDSAVYVFGRSGDEWSQQVKFLGATLAAGGLFGYSVSISGDTAIVGAPYFTAGEYLFAGSAHIYGRGPNGIWTQQALLEGLDERGGFGYSVSLSGDTALIGSESLDAAYVFSRSGDVWTEQAKLVPSDIDQESEFGLSVSISGNTAIVGAPIPSHDEDQSGAAYIFVLSDGTWKEEAKLMVEGATPESRFGASTSISEDIAIVGTGGPFVGAYIFARDNGVWAQEAKSIIYEEEFLELAPGVSVSGNTAVVGKGPFSCDGLGLASVMVRSAGIWTEEAVLGIQYGCTDSTAISISGEIIAVGDGWGGSASIFKRSGGIWREQAILLPSGGGRSYDSAQALSVSGNRAIIGAPYAYGPEGYESVAYIFDIIPATGIDEWETFDP from the coding sequence ATGAGAATCACGTATCACTTGGTGCGGCCTTTGGCCGCTGCTCTTGCGCTTTTCCTAGTTCTGGCCACCCCAAACCACTCCAACGCCCAGGAAACAGCAGAGTTTAATTTCTACGCTAACCGCGAAGGCTGGGAGCCGTTCGGGTATCCCGGGTTTTCCTCGCCGGTATTCGACAACACGTTCACCGGTCGGGGCACGCTGGACATGACGGCGACGGACAACACGAATCAGGTCGGCATTTGGCAGTCGCCCGGTTTCGAAGTTGTCGCACCGGGATCTGTCGCAACACGAACGGATACCCAACAACTGATTGGGGAGTTGGGAAGCACCGTCTTCGCCGCGACGTTCCGCGTGATGACCGATGAGGAGGAGCCGACGCGCGTGCCGCAGATTCGATTGCGGACGACCTCCGGCACTGGCGGCAAATCCGAAGTGCTCTCAATCGAATCGCACTACGACGGCAAGTACTCGCCGACGCCGAACGCTCGCGATTACACGCTGGTCTTCCAGCCCTCGGCAAACGACTCAGTCTTCCAGTGCTACTTCGATCTCCTCAATTTTTATCCGCAGGACTCGGCCACCGCGAAGGTAATGCTGGATCGCGTGGAAGTGAAGCCCCTCGCCGAAACGCTGATGGACGGAGCGCGCAGCGAACGCGTTTACGACTTTATTGACGGTCAAGATGGCTGGGAATCGTTTACGATGCCCGGCGCATTTGCAGAACCGACGTTCGCATACGATTCGGCGAATGGACGGTTGGGCATTGGTATTTCGGAAGCGGAGGATTTCCAGTTCGGTTTCTGGGGTTCATCGCTCGATCCGGAGAACAATCCGACAATCGAACCCAACCGCCTGTACTGGGCCGTGTTCACCGTGGGGACGGACATCGAAGATCCGCCGCTGGTTCCGGAATTTCGCCTACGCCTGAACGAATCGCTATTCCGAGCCAGTCAATACACGAACATTGCCGCGACAGGTACGGCCGCAATTGTCCCGACGTTTTGGGACTCGAAGCAGTACACAGTATTCTTCCCACCCAACATTGGCGTGGGTGAAAACCTGCTCTGCTCGTTCGACCTGCTCGCGAATCCATCGCGTCAATGGCTGGATGTTGGACGTTCGATCTATGTGGAACGAGTGGAGGTGTTCTCGCGTCTGGCGCAACCACCGGAAACCAAGATTGAGAATCCGGGTTTCGGAGCGGCCGTTCGAGAATTGGGGGCCTCGGTATCGCTCGATGGCGACACCTTCATTGCCGGGGCACCCCTTAGTGCATCGGCAAAAGTATATCGGAGAGACGACCAAGGAGTCTGGGAACTCGAAGCAGACCTGGAGATGCCTCGCGCTTCCACCCGAGGTGGTTTTGGCTCTTCCGTTTCGATTTCGGGAGATACCGCGGTGATAGCGAATCCTGGACAGGCCAGTGTCTTCGTGCGCAAGGAAGGGAAGTGGACAGAGCAAGGACGTTTGGAAGCACCCGAATTAAGACCAGATGATTTGTTCGCTACTTCGGTTGCCATATCTGGAGATACAATCGCGGTCGGAATTCCCTACGATGATGACTATGGCATGAACTCGGGCTCGGTCCGCGTGTTCACTCGCTCGGGAGAGGAGTGGACGGAAGCGGCGAGACTGAGTGCTTCAGATGGATTCTGGTATGAGCGGTTCGGTCACTCGATTTCGATTTCGGGCGATACGATGATCGTCGGAGCACCCGGGGATCTGGTTTGGGGGAGCGGCTCCAATTCCGCATACGTTTTCGTCCGATCCGACGGCGAGTGGACGGAACAGGCCAAGCTCACCGCTTCCGACGAGGAGGCAGATGACAACTTCGGATGGTCTGTCTCAGTCTCAGGCGACACCGCAGTCGTCGGTGCCAACCTTGATAGCGACAATTGCGAGGATTGCGGGTCCGCCTACGTATTTGTGCGCACCGGCACGGATTGGAAAGAGTACGCCAAGCTGTCAGCCTCTGATGCCGAGCCGAACGACTTATTCGGCACGTCGGTGTCAATCTCGAATCAAACGATCGTTGTGGGAGCACATGGAGAGCGAGATGGAGACGTTAGACCCGGATCCGCCTACGTCTTCAGCAAGACGGAGGGAGATTGGATGGAGCAGGCAAAGCTCAGGTCCTCCTCTGACGGCACCGAGGGGTTTGTCACAGCGGTTTCTATATCGGGCGATGCCATTGTGGCAGGCGCCAGTGGAATAGATGATCCCCGCGCCGACGACAGCGCAGTCTATGTCTTTGGACGTTCCGGCGACGAATGGTCGCAGCAGGTCAAGTTCCTTGGCGCGACGTTAGCCGCCGGTGGCTTATTTGGTTATTCTGTATCCATCTCCGGCGATACGGCCATCGTCGGAGCCCCCTACTTCACCGCCGGGGAGTACCTGTTCGCAGGTTCCGCTCACATCTACGGGCGAGGCCCGAACGGTATCTGGACGCAGCAGGCTTTGCTGGAGGGTCTCGATGAACGAGGAGGTTTTGGCTACTCCGTTTCACTTTCGGGCGACACAGCTCTGATAGGATCGGAGAGCCTCGATGCCGCGTATGTCTTCTCGCGATCAGGCGATGTCTGGACCGAACAGGCGAAGCTTGTTCCCTCCGACATCGATCAGGAGAGCGAATTTGGGCTTTCAGTTTCGATTTCTGGAAACACAGCCATCGTTGGGGCGCCCATACCAAGTCATGACGAGGATCAATCCGGTGCTGCGTACATCTTCGTACTCTCGGATGGCACTTGGAAGGAGGAAGCAAAGCTGATGGTCGAGGGAGCGACCCCTGAGAGTCGCTTCGGAGCCTCCACTTCAATCTCCGAAGACATTGCTATCGTTGGGACCGGTGGACCATTTGTCGGCGCGTACATCTTTGCGCGCGACAATGGTGTTTGGGCGCAGGAGGCCAAATCCATCATATACGAAGAGGAGTTTTTGGAACTCGCTCCCGGCGTTTCTGTTTCCGGCAATACGGCGGTGGTCGGAAAAGGCCCATTCTCCTGCGATGGACTTGGACTTGCCTCAGTCATGGTGCGATCAGCCGGAATCTGGACCGAGGAGGCCGTGCTGGGCATTCAATACGGGTGTACGGACAGCACCGCGATTTCGATCTCCGGTGAAATTATTGCAGTTGGGGATGGATGGGGGGGCTCCGCTTCGATCTTCAAACGCTCGGGCGGGATCTGGCGGGAACAGGCAATTCTCCTCCCCTCCGGTGGCGGACGCTCGTACGACTCCGCCCAAGCCCTTTCCGTATCTGGCAACAGAGCGATAATTGGGGCGCCCTACGCATACGGTCCCGAGGGATATGAGAGTGTGGCGTACATCTTCGATATCATCCCCGCGACCGGCATCGATGAGTGGGAGACATTTGATCCCTGA
- a CDS encoding ammonium transporter has protein sequence MRKPGPARPLILAALVLLAGSLAQAQDVGATSTISPEITSQFEDVNLSLAFVWMLLAATLVFFMQAGFALVEAGFTRAKNACNILMKNIMDFSMGSIAYFAVGFGLMFGASTAGGWVGSSLFALKFPEGVDADWGVAFWFFQVVFAGTACTIVSGAMAERTKFVGYLCYSFLISLFIYPIFGKWAWGSLLLGDAGAGWLEGLGFTDFAGSTVVHSVGGWAALAGAIVLGPRIGKFIKGKPQAILGHSMPLAAAGTFILWFGWYGFNAGSTTSGADRTIGWICATTTLAAGAGAIAAMITGWIKFKKPDTGMTLNGALAGLVGITAGCANVSPLAAIAIGAVAGVIVVVSVLTIEKVFKIDDPVGAISVHGVCGAWGTLAVGVFDPGVSLGVQAIGVGAAFLWTFPLAFTIFFALRKLGLLRVSEEEELIGLDIVEHGNEAYPAPAWGTGAPAFVPTTSTAPAPSPAAQPATGSLALES, from the coding sequence ATGCGTAAACCTGGACCTGCTCGACCACTGATTCTCGCCGCCCTTGTCCTCCTCGCGGGGTCCCTGGCCCAGGCGCAGGACGTTGGCGCCACCTCAACAATCTCTCCCGAAATCACCAGCCAGTTCGAAGATGTTAATCTCTCGCTGGCCTTTGTGTGGATGCTTCTCGCCGCCACACTCGTGTTCTTCATGCAGGCCGGCTTCGCACTTGTCGAAGCTGGATTCACCCGCGCGAAGAATGCCTGCAACATCCTGATGAAGAACATCATGGACTTCTCCATGGGTTCGATCGCGTACTTCGCCGTCGGCTTCGGCCTGATGTTCGGTGCATCCACTGCGGGCGGATGGGTCGGCTCATCGCTGTTCGCTCTCAAGTTCCCGGAAGGTGTCGACGCCGACTGGGGAGTTGCCTTCTGGTTCTTCCAGGTCGTCTTTGCCGGCACCGCTTGTACGATCGTCTCAGGTGCAATGGCAGAGCGCACGAAGTTCGTTGGCTACTTGTGCTACTCCTTCCTGATTTCGCTGTTCATCTACCCGATCTTTGGCAAGTGGGCCTGGGGCAGTCTGCTCCTGGGCGACGCCGGCGCGGGTTGGCTCGAAGGCCTTGGCTTCACCGACTTCGCCGGCTCGACCGTCGTGCATAGCGTCGGTGGCTGGGCTGCCCTGGCCGGCGCCATTGTGCTTGGCCCGCGCATCGGCAAGTTCATCAAGGGCAAGCCGCAGGCGATCCTTGGTCACTCAATGCCGCTCGCAGCAGCCGGTACGTTCATCCTTTGGTTCGGCTGGTATGGCTTCAACGCAGGCTCCACCACCAGCGGCGCCGACCGCACGATCGGCTGGATCTGCGCCACTACGACTCTGGCCGCCGGCGCGGGCGCAATCGCCGCCATGATCACCGGCTGGATCAAGTTCAAGAAGCCCGACACGGGCATGACGCTGAACGGCGCACTCGCCGGCCTCGTCGGCATCACCGCCGGCTGCGCGAACGTCTCACCGTTGGCAGCCATCGCCATCGGCGCCGTTGCCGGTGTCATCGTTGTCGTTTCCGTCCTGACAATCGAAAAGGTCTTCAAGATCGACGATCCCGTCGGCGCGATCAGCGTCCACGGCGTCTGTGGCGCTTGGGGCACCCTGGCCGTTGGCGTCTTCGATCCGGGCGTCAGCCTGGGCGTGCAGGCTATTGGCGTTGGCGCGGCGTTCCTCTGGACGTTCCCGCTGGCGTTCACGATCTTCTTCGCCCTCCGCAAGCTTGGTCTGCTGCGAGTCTCTGAAGAAGAAGAACTCATCGGTCTCGACATCGTCGAGCATGGCAACGAAGCCTATCCGGCTCCCGCTTGGGGCACTGGCGCCCCGGCTTTCGTGCCGACCACGAGCACCGCTCCGGCACCTTCCCCCGCGGCACAGCCCGCAACTGGATCGCTGGCGCTCGAAAGCTGA
- a CDS encoding ATP-binding protein, which produces MPKKANPSAATQNAECPKCGGYGIIIGDDGSTERCDCGILGTQTFRLRYEQAQIPQRFARKTLKAFQVPRGDKHRREILNAASSYAQAFTRGEDRGLLLRGSTGAGKTHVAVGILIEVMRRGFSGLYWNVSDLLRSIRGSFSQSAEFSESELLEQVEGVDLLVLDDLGAEHIDPKVLDRLYLIINRRYEIGRATIITTNLDEFELKERFGARIYSRLQEMCETAFPEFPGEDYRFKMMQ; this is translated from the coding sequence ATGCCGAAGAAAGCCAATCCCAGTGCTGCCACACAAAATGCCGAATGTCCGAAGTGTGGAGGCTACGGCATTATCATCGGCGATGACGGCAGCACGGAGCGGTGCGATTGCGGCATCCTCGGGACCCAGACGTTCCGACTTCGTTACGAGCAGGCCCAGATCCCCCAGCGGTTCGCGCGCAAGACGCTCAAGGCCTTTCAGGTGCCGCGCGGTGACAAGCATCGCCGCGAGATTCTGAATGCGGCCAGCAGCTATGCCCAGGCATTCACCAGGGGCGAAGACCGCGGCCTTTTGCTGCGGGGGAGCACCGGCGCCGGCAAGACGCACGTTGCCGTCGGAATCCTGATCGAAGTGATGCGTCGCGGATTCTCCGGCCTCTACTGGAATGTCAGCGATCTGCTGCGCAGCATCCGCGGCTCTTTCAGCCAAAGCGCCGAGTTCAGCGAGAGTGAACTTCTCGAACAGGTTGAAGGCGTCGATCTCCTCGTGCTGGACGACCTGGGCGCCGAGCACATCGATCCGAAGGTACTCGACCGTCTCTACCTCATCATTAATCGCCGCTACGAAATCGGTCGCGCGACCATCATTACAACCAACCTGGACGAGTTCGAGTTGAAGGAGCGTTTCGGTGCCCGGATATACTCGCGACTGCAGGAAATGTGCGAGACAGCGTTCCCGGAATTCCCCGGCGAGGACTATCGCTTTAAGATGATGCAGTGA
- the pta gene encoding phosphate acetyltransferase, with product MFKDTPPILEDLYVRAKANPKRVVMPEAAEDDRTLRAAARVMERGWAIPVLLGDPKQLDERARDLNINLQRAIIIHPQTDDRITGLVELYQTRRAKEGRKDAEVRELILSDPLMYGAGLVARGEADGMTAGAISPTASVIRAGLKMIGTAPGISTVSSIFLMMLPEGSAFGHQGTLIYADCGVVPKPDSAQLADIAISSARLGKALIPALEPNVAMLSFSTKGSAQHEDIDKVVEATRLIKEREPDLCVDGELQVDAAIVASVGTRKAPDSPVAGKANILVFPDLGAGNIAYKLTQRLAGAIALGPLLQGFAKPINDLSRGATANDVAAVTAITGVEAQTM from the coding sequence ATGTTCAAAGACACTCCCCCGATTCTGGAAGACCTGTACGTCCGCGCAAAAGCCAACCCCAAACGAGTCGTAATGCCCGAGGCCGCCGAAGACGATCGCACCCTGCGCGCCGCGGCTCGCGTGATGGAACGCGGTTGGGCAATTCCCGTTCTGCTCGGCGATCCGAAGCAATTGGACGAGCGCGCCCGCGACTTGAACATCAACCTGCAGCGCGCCATCATCATCCATCCCCAAACCGACGATCGCATCACGGGCCTGGTCGAGCTCTATCAGACCCGCCGCGCCAAGGAGGGCCGGAAGGACGCCGAAGTGCGCGAGCTGATTCTCAGCGATCCGTTGATGTACGGTGCGGGGCTCGTGGCGCGTGGCGAGGCGGACGGCATGACCGCCGGCGCCATCTCCCCCACGGCTTCCGTGATTCGCGCCGGCTTGAAGATGATCGGAACGGCTCCGGGGATCTCCACGGTCTCTTCCATCTTCCTGATGATGCTGCCGGAAGGGTCCGCCTTCGGGCACCAGGGCACGCTGATCTATGCCGATTGCGGCGTGGTTCCCAAGCCCGACTCCGCGCAGTTGGCCGACATTGCCATTTCATCCGCGCGGCTGGGCAAAGCGCTGATCCCGGCGCTCGAGCCGAACGTGGCGATGCTTTCGTTCTCCACAAAGGGCAGCGCTCAGCACGAAGACATCGACAAGGTGGTCGAGGCCACACGCCTAATCAAGGAACGCGAGCCGGATCTGTGCGTGGACGGTGAGTTGCAAGTGGATGCGGCGATCGTTGCATCCGTGGGAACGCGGAAGGCCCCCGATTCGCCTGTGGCCGGCAAGGCCAACATCCTGGTCTTCCCCGACTTGGGCGCCGGAAACATCGCCTACAAGCTGACCCAGCGACTGGCCGGGGCCATCGCCCTTGGACCGCTTCTGCAGGGGTTTGCGAAGCCGATTAACGACCTTTCCCGCGGCGCGACGGCCAACGACGTGGCCGCCGTCACGGCCATCACCGGCGTCGAGGCGCAGACGATGTAA
- a CDS encoding alpha amylase C-terminal domain-containing protein, with amino-acid sequence MHHRFSFPRMIALCWAMVLLVAGSVQAGGWIDPGSPTAGGTATILYDPAGGPLQGSGNINVHWGVNGWSNVSDDAMSIGSSGFWEFQISVPSNATVIDVVYNNGSTWDNNNNQDWHFAVTPAPTPTPIPGQVALDPSPPVSGSNVTVTFDPASGPLANASAVYIHQGINTWQNVVTPNPVMSLNNDGFWEITIAVPAAATQLDMVFNDGASIWDNNSGADWHFSVDPGVTPTPSPSPTPSPSPSPSPSPSPSPSPSPSPSPSPSPTPTPTPSPSPSPSPTPSPSPTPGPGPSARSGMGANVYETGTMFRVWAPNASSVSVAGDFNGWSSTANALYSEGNGNWSVDVEGAVDGDHYKYVITNGEDVLWKADPYAEKMTNSIGESIVQDGSYNWQASGYGTPAFNEMVIYEMHVGTLNDEVGGAPGTWLDCVDRLDYLADLGVNMLEVMPIAEFAGDFSWGYNPAHLFSPESAYGTPQDMKYFIDEAHDRGMGVVIDVVYNHMGPSDLAIWQFDGWNSWGMGGIYFYQDWRASTPWGDTRPDYGRGEVRSWLRNNAMYWLQDFNADGLRWDSTVNIRTQNNGGGGDIGDGWSLMQWINDDINANQGWKISIAEDLQNNEYLVKSTGAGGAGFDSQWDAGFVHPIRHNIITGSDYDRDMWAVKDAIWHYYDGDAFKRVIYTESHDEVNNGRSRVPEEIWPGNAGSWYSKKRSTLGAALVMTSPGIPMIFMGQEILEDGYWHDQDPIDWTKETTYGGIHDMYRDLIRLRRNWYNTTKGLTGNGTNVYHVNNSGKVVAFHRYYNGGPGDDVVVVANFSENSYSNYTIGMPAGGEWQVRFNSDWSGYSADFGDFLYPSTTAWSGSADGLGYHANVGIPPYSVVILSQ; translated from the coding sequence ATGCATCACCGATTCTCTTTCCCCCGAATGATCGCGCTTTGCTGGGCGATGGTTTTGTTGGTTGCGGGATCTGTCCAAGCCGGCGGCTGGATCGATCCGGGCAGCCCGACAGCAGGCGGCACTGCAACGATTCTGTACGATCCGGCGGGTGGACCGCTCCAGGGATCGGGCAATATCAATGTCCACTGGGGCGTCAACGGCTGGAGTAACGTCAGCGACGATGCCATGTCGATTGGGTCGAGCGGGTTCTGGGAATTCCAGATCTCCGTCCCTTCGAACGCGACGGTCATAGACGTTGTCTACAACAACGGCAGCACCTGGGATAACAACAACAACCAGGACTGGCACTTCGCAGTGACCCCGGCGCCGACGCCGACCCCAATTCCGGGTCAGGTAGCGCTCGATCCATCCCCTCCGGTCAGCGGCAGCAACGTCACGGTGACATTCGACCCCGCCAGCGGACCGTTGGCGAATGCTTCGGCGGTCTACATCCACCAGGGCATCAACACCTGGCAGAACGTTGTCACGCCGAACCCGGTGATGAGCTTGAACAACGATGGGTTCTGGGAGATCACGATCGCGGTTCCAGCCGCGGCGACACAGCTTGATATGGTCTTCAATGACGGCGCTTCGATCTGGGATAACAACAGCGGCGCAGACTGGCACTTCAGCGTGGACCCGGGCGTGACTCCGACTCCGAGTCCCTCCCCCACGCCATCGCCTTCGCCTTCTCCGTCCCCCTCGCCCTCGCCGAGCCCGTCTCCGTCCCCGAGTCCGTCTCCGTCGCCTTCGCCGACGCCGACTCCTACTCCTTCGCCCTCTCCGTCCCCCAGCCCCACGCCTTCGCCGAGCCCGACTCCTGGGCCGGGACCGAGCGCGCGCAGCGGCATGGGCGCCAACGTCTATGAGACCGGCACGATGTTCCGCGTCTGGGCGCCGAACGCCAGTTCGGTCAGTGTGGCCGGCGACTTCAACGGCTGGAGCAGTACTGCGAATGCGCTCTACTCCGAAGGCAACGGCAACTGGAGCGTCGATGTGGAAGGCGCCGTGGACGGCGATCACTACAAGTACGTGATCACGAACGGCGAAGACGTTCTGTGGAAAGCCGATCCGTACGCCGAGAAGATGACGAACTCCATCGGCGAATCGATCGTCCAGGACGGATCCTACAATTGGCAGGCCAGCGGCTACGGCACGCCGGCTTTCAACGAGATGGTGATTTATGAAATGCACGTCGGTACGCTGAATGACGAAGTGGGAGGCGCCCCCGGCACCTGGCTGGACTGCGTCGATCGCCTCGACTACCTGGCGGACCTTGGCGTGAACATGCTGGAAGTGATGCCGATCGCGGAATTCGCCGGCGACTTCTCGTGGGGCTACAACCCGGCGCACCTCTTCTCGCCGGAAAGCGCCTACGGCACGCCACAGGACATGAAGTACTTCATCGATGAAGCCCACGATCGCGGCATGGGCGTTGTGATCGACGTGGTCTACAACCACATGGGCCCGAGCGATCTGGCGATCTGGCAGTTCGACGGCTGGAATTCCTGGGGCATGGGCGGCATCTACTTCTACCAGGATTGGCGCGCATCAACGCCGTGGGGCGACACGCGTCCCGACTACGGCCGCGGCGAAGTTCGCTCCTGGCTGCGCAACAACGCGATGTACTGGCTGCAGGACTTCAACGCCGATGGTCTGCGTTGGGATTCGACGGTCAATATCCGCACCCAGAACAATGGCGGCGGCGGCGACATCGGCGACGGCTGGAGTCTGATGCAATGGATCAATGATGACATCAACGCCAACCAGGGCTGGAAGATCTCGATCGCCGAGGACCTTCAGAACAACGAGTACCTCGTCAAGAGCACGGGCGCCGGCGGCGCCGGCTTCGACTCCCAGTGGGATGCCGGCTTCGTTCACCCGATCCGCCACAACATCATCACGGGCAGCGACTATGATCGCGACATGTGGGCTGTGAAGGATGCGATCTGGCACTACTACGATGGAGACGCCTTCAAGCGCGTGATCTACACGGAAAGCCACGACGAAGTGAACAACGGCCGCAGCCGCGTTCCGGAAGAAATCTGGCCGGGCAACGCAGGTAGCTGGTACTCCAAGAAGCGCTCCACTCTCGGCGCCGCGCTGGTCATGACCTCCCCGGGCATCCCGATGATCTTCATGGGCCAGGAAATCCTGGAGGACGGCTACTGGCACGACCAGGATCCGATCGACTGGACCAAGGAAACCACCTACGGCGGCATCCATGACATGTACCGCGACCTGATCCGCCTGCGTCGCAACTGGTACAACACGACGAAGGGTCTGACGGGTAACGGAACGAACGTCTACCACGTCAATAACAGCGGCAAGGTTGTGGCCTTCCACCGTTACTACAACGGCGGTCCTGGCGACGATGTGGTCGTGGTCGCGAACTTCAGCGAAAACAGCTACAGCAACTACACGATCGGAATGCCCGCCGGTGGCGAGTGGCAGGTTCGCTTCAACAGCGATTGGAGCGGTTACTCGGCCGACTTCGGCGACTTCCTCTATCCGAGCACGACGGCCTGGTCCGGCAGTGCGGATGGCCTCGGCTACCATGCCAACGTCGGCATCCCGCCGTACTCGGTTGTGATCCTCTCGCAGTAA
- a CDS encoding histone deacetylase yields MSRPAIVYHPDYEMDIGEHVFPTEKFRLVRDALVARGLVREDEIVTSRPATEDELLLAVTRPFLDEMTTFRHTLRTLRSEVPISREIIEGFILTAGGSVECARLAAERGGACHIGGGFHHAFADHAEGFCYINDVAVAAMSARKAGVCSRVAIIDTDLHQGNGTAHIFREEPDVFTCSVHQELLYPIPKQTSDIDIGLPNGTDDDGYCEPLQRAMDHIMAEFKPEFLMYVAGVDPYFDDQLGALELTKEGLARRDRIVLSAASKVGIPFVTFTAGGYAYNVQDTVDLHVQTIQIAMELLAGRA; encoded by the coding sequence ATGTCGCGCCCAGCCATCGTGTACCATCCCGATTACGAGATGGACATCGGCGAGCACGTGTTCCCGACGGAGAAGTTCCGTCTGGTTCGTGATGCCCTCGTGGCTCGGGGGCTGGTCCGCGAAGACGAGATCGTCACCAGCCGCCCGGCCACCGAAGACGAGCTCCTGCTCGCCGTCACGCGACCTTTTCTGGACGAGATGACGACATTCCGTCACACGCTTCGGACGCTTCGGAGCGAGGTGCCAATCTCGCGCGAGATCATCGAAGGATTCATCCTGACTGCCGGCGGTTCCGTGGAGTGTGCACGGCTGGCCGCAGAGCGCGGCGGAGCGTGCCACATCGGCGGCGGTTTCCATCACGCGTTCGCTGACCACGCAGAGGGATTCTGCTACATAAACGACGTCGCCGTCGCCGCCATGTCGGCGCGCAAGGCAGGCGTTTGCAGCCGGGTAGCGATCATCGACACGGACCTGCACCAGGGGAACGGCACTGCACACATCTTCCGCGAAGAGCCGGATGTGTTCACGTGTTCCGTTCACCAGGAACTGCTCTATCCGATCCCCAAGCAGACCAGCGACATCGATATCGGCCTACCGAACGGAACGGATGACGACGGCTACTGCGAACCGCTGCAGCGCGCCATGGATCACATCATGGCAGAGTTCAAGCCGGAATTCCTGATGTACGTCGCCGGGGTCGATCCGTACTTCGACGATCAGTTGGGCGCCCTGGAACTGACCAAGGAGGGGCTGGCCCGGCGCGATCGGATTGTTCTCAGCGCCGCATCAAAGGTGGGGATCCCCTTTGTCACCTTCACTGCCGGGGGGTATGCCTACAACGTGCAGGACACAGTAGACCTGCATGTGCAGACAATCCAGATTGCCATGGAGTTATTGGCCGGCAGAGCATGA